The sequence below is a genomic window from Ipomoea triloba cultivar NCNSP0323 chromosome 2, ASM357664v1.
GACTAGTTAGTGGTTATTACTAGGGTTGAGCAAGAAGGGAATGACACATACTTGTACTTGCACATTATTGTACCGAGAGTTGTTGGGTAGAAATTGGATTTGTCCCATTAGGTACACACATAGATAAGTTAATTTTTGTGCAGATTGGATGGTCACAcaagtaaattttattttgtttcctaAGCTTTTTGGCCAGACAATCTACCCTATTGAAAAAGAAGCAAAGAAAATCTGGAATTGCTAAAGGTCATTTGAATCTTAGCTTTCCACTGTGTGCCTTCAACTGAGCATGGAAAACCAACTATTTTGCCTTTTTGAAGCATTATGTAACTGAGGTTTAACAATGATATGATTGAATTCTTTGATCTAATGATGGAAACTGCATTCCATCCATCAATCTCTGTCTATCTAGGCACTGAGTATGTATATAGATTTTGTATGAAATGTATTAATTCCTTGGAATATAAATAGGCAAACAATATTGGAAGCAAAATTTTCTCATTTCGTGCCAGTTGTAATCAGAGACATAGATAAACCTTAAAACTAATGTTACAGACATTTTGAGGAGGAGGATTAATGTGGCAAAATTTACATTCTGACAAGAATTGAAGTTTCCAGTCATCATCTCATCAACAAAGATGGAGCCTTCTCCTGATAATTTGATCTTTGGTGTTTCTATATGACTCTGGGAGCTCTCTTTATATAGACACTTCTTAATGGCAATGTTTCATAGGACCGGTTCTGTTAATACACCTTTTCTACTATTCTCTCCCATATTCTTCTCCATGAACTAATAATCGTGGTTGGGTGATCTGAAACAAGCCTCCACCACTTTGTCTTCTCAACCAATGGGCTCGTCGTGTGCACAAAATTGATTGATTCTGATAGGCGATTCAGCAGGTTCATTAGAGCGATGACTTCATTTCTTTGCAACTGCAGCTGCTAAAGCATGGAAGAGGGAATTACAAACATGCATTTGAGAAGAAAATTGTTTCATGAAATTAAACTGTAGAAACTCACAGGTGGCTCTGAGTTCGTCTGACCATCGACAGAGAAAAGAATCTTTAAGGCAGTTCCAAGACCGAGAACTTGAAGCTTTCCCCAAAGACGGCATTTTTCACATCCTACACAATCCATTAAAGAACTGCAATTTGCAGATAGAATGTGTAAATCTTTCAGTTATATGATCAATTGTAGTAGTATATTTTATAAGGAATAATGGAGATGAGTTCTTTGACTCCATTTAAAGGTAAAATAGAAGAATCAACAGATCATCTAATTTTACTGGAGTATATTTGTCATTTTAACAAAATGCTCAGACAATAACCTGATATTCCTGAATTGTTTCTGAATCTGCTGCTTCAGCTCAGGTCCACTTTGGCCTTTCCACAGTTTAGCTTCATCAAATGGAAGTGGACATGCAGCTTGAAGTTTCGGGTTGTAAAGTAATTGGCGCATAAGGGACTGCGCTTTCAGATCTGCCTCCACATTTCCAGTGTCATATTCAGCCTGTTCCAAGTAATTTTTTGCCTGCAGGGCATATCAAGAGGGAAGCACGTAAATGGATAATTGAATATGTATGCTATACTTGTACTCAAGGGTTTGTCAATTAAAGCAAAAAAGTGAGCACTTACTTTTGTGACAGCTCTAAGAACAAAGAGGAAAGTGAAATACAAGTTTCTGACACGGTCAGGATATTGCAAAACACGATCATGCATCAATTCCAGATTTGTACCCCACTGAAAGTTGCACGGCAAACATGTCAGGATCTCACTGAAAGACTATATCACGATGATTAAGTAAAATAGTTCAGGCCTGGGCAGGTTTAACTCTTAAATTTCCAGAGCAAAGCTATCTACTTTCTCAGATAGAAGACTAGATATCATCTTAGTTGACACATTAAAAAAAGTATCCAAGAAAATATGTGCATCTATAAAACAATGACACCAACCAGGTTTTTAGTTTCATCGAGAAGGTAATCAGCGGCTATGTGTATTGAAATAGAGGAGTGAAGACCAGATATTAATTTGTACAACACTTTCTTCTCCTGGCACATTTCTCCAAAGGCATCTGTCAGAACATGGAAATCTCACATTAAACAGACAATTACGGGAAAGACATGACCATTAATTTGGCAAATATAATCTTGAACCAAAAATATGATTAAACAGGAATAACTAGATCAGTAAGATTCAACACTAATTTCTATCCCCTCTACTTTATTGTTTACAACAAAAAACCTTCTACATAGTTTAATTTTGTCACTTCCCTAAGAGAGTTTATCCATTCTGCTAGCATAGCCTTGTAAggaacttttacattttaaatgaAGTGCAAATTAAGTTGAGCATTCACAGACAAGAACTTATAGAACAGCCTTTCTCTACTAGGATTAATCGCTGGAAACagcaaacatcaaaatatacttTTTTGGAAGTCGAACCAGTTACATAAACTATGACTCACATTTTGGGCAGTTTTCTGAATAAATTTCATCCCATATCCTTCTGGCTGATGGTCCACTATAGCCAGTGTAGCGCTCAGGGTTCAGTAGGAGATTTACATAGGTCATTTCATCTGCATAAAGAAGTTCATCAGTATCTAGAAAGCTATTTCGGTATCAAAATAAACCATTTGGAAGTACACAAATTACAGTACAGTTGTTAAACATGccatataacaaaataaatttccCAAGACATCACACCATGATTTACAATTAAAATGTATGAAACAAAAGTAAATGAAAGTTTTATCACCGCAATTTAAGCCTTTTACTTTGTTTTTCAAACAATCAGCAAATATAAGATCCAGAGATTAATAGACTAACAGCATTGTCCAACATGTACCATGAAAAAATTACCATTATCAGTTTCATCATCATGCGTCCAAGGATTATCTACTTCCATCCAGCCCCTAAAAGCCTTAGAGTCTAATGTGCGGTCAACTGCAGCCTGTGGCTTTCCCTCTTGGCAAATAGGATCGTCAGATCCAAGACCATGTTGCAGTGGCCTCTTAAAAGGTTCTGGGAATTCATTTTCCGGACATTCACACACGCTACAGTCACGCAACTTACACATACCATCGTCTGGCCAAAAAGGGCAGTCACACCATAACTTCACCTGAATGACATGAAATGTGCGTCAGATTCTCATCAGACTAAGAAAATTTATCTAATGCACACAATAATTCACACTTGACAGACATCCCCTAGGAAGGTAAGAAGGTTCCAGTTGAAAATTGTTAAAAGAGGATAATTTCCACAAACATGAACTCAGCTCAC
It includes:
- the LOC116011313 gene encoding endoplasmic reticulum oxidoreductin-1-like isoform X1 codes for the protein MVEAEVEERKGREKNKKKKGRRWGWMPIGAVMIALAVGFFPAHNFKSCPCAQDSRKYTGIVEDCCCDYETVDTLNAAVLHPLLQELVTTPFFRYFKVKLWCDCPFWPDDGMCKLRDCSVCECPENEFPEPFKRPLQHGLGSDDPICQEGKPQAAVDRTLDSKAFRGWMEVDNPWTHDDETDNDEMTYVNLLLNPERYTGYSGPSARRIWDEIYSENCPKYAFGEMCQEKKVLYKLISGLHSSISIHIAADYLLDETKNLWGTNLELMHDRVLQYPDRVRNLYFTFLFVLRAVTKAKNYLEQAEYDTGNVEADLKAQSLMRQLLYNPKLQAACPLPFDEAKLWKGQSGPELKQQIQKQFRNISSLMDCVGCEKCRLWGKLQVLGLGTALKILFSVDGQTNSEPPQLQLQRNEVIALMNLLNRLSESINFVHTTSPLVEKTKWWRLVSDHPTTIISSWRRIWERIVEKVY
- the LOC116011313 gene encoding endoplasmic reticulum oxidoreductin-1-like isoform X2 — its product is MVEAEVEERKGREKNKKKKGRRWGWMPIGAVMIALAVGFFPAHNFKSCPCAQDSRKYTGIVEDCCCDYETVDTLNAAVLHPLLQELVTTPFFRYFKVKLWCDCPFWPDDGMCKLRDCSVCECPENEFPEPFKRPLQHGLGSDDPICQEGKPQAAVDRTLDSKAFRGWMEVDNPWTHDDETDNDEMTYVNLLLNPERYTGYSGPSARRIWDEIYSENCPKYAFGEMCQEKKVLYKLISGLHSSISIHIAADYLLDETKNLWGTNLELMHDRVLQYPDRVRNLYFTFLFVLRAVTKAKNYLEQAEYDTGNVEADLKAQSLMRQLLYNPKLQAACPLPFDEAKLWKGQSGPELKQQIQKQFRNISSLMDCVGCEKCRLWGKLQVLGLGTALKILFSVDGQTNSEPPLQLQRNEVIALMNLLNRLSESINFVHTTSPLVEKTKWWRLVSDHPTTIISSWRRIWERIVEKVY